In a genomic window of Gemmatimonadota bacterium:
- a CDS encoding D-aminoacylase: MQKLENRSSRRRFLEILGAAAGAILARPADLLAKEAEVEGSRVPGVLRARRAGLILRGGVVYDGTGRPPLRADVRILGDRISAIGPSLPGAADLDEVDLEGLALAPGFVDIHSHTDLGLLVDPRAESKIRQGVTTEVAGQDGSSVGPWSDGMAAAARGRLDVDIDFRDLGGFFARLERDGMAPNVASMIGAGTVRQRVVGLDDRPASAQELARMVEHVVEALAAGACGLSSGLEYLPGGFASTDELATLAAPLRTTGLPYASHIRNEDDTLLAAIEEALAVGSRAGVPAHVSHLKALGGRNWWKGDVALELIDRARAGGADVTFDVYPYTAYATSLGATLFPLWAREGGTEALIGRLSGDDAGRLEAAAREKVAKVGDWGRFQVTSAGDDAFAYAVGHDLGELAGDRGVDPWRVVLDLIVGDRNRTGVVVTAMTEDNVERALAHPAGMVCSDGGARATDGPLSGGAPHPRTYGSFPRVLGRYVRDLGVLPLEAAIAKVTSAPARRLRLVDRGLVAPGAFADLVAFDPSRVEDVATFDDPHRYPDGIPHVLVNGAWVLRDGERMAHAPGRVLRPG; the protein is encoded by the coding sequence TTGCAGAAATTAGAGAACCGATCGAGTCGCCGCCGCTTCCTGGAGATCCTCGGTGCCGCCGCGGGTGCCATCCTGGCGCGCCCGGCTGATCTGTTGGCGAAGGAAGCCGAGGTCGAGGGATCACGGGTGCCCGGCGTTCTCCGCGCGCGCAGGGCCGGGCTGATTCTGCGCGGAGGGGTCGTGTACGACGGCACGGGGCGTCCTCCCCTGCGGGCGGACGTACGCATCCTGGGCGATCGCATCTCGGCGATCGGTCCGAGTCTGCCCGGAGCGGCCGACCTGGACGAGGTGGACCTGGAGGGGCTCGCGCTGGCGCCCGGGTTCGTGGACATCCATTCGCACACCGACCTCGGCCTGCTCGTCGACCCGCGCGCCGAGAGCAAGATCCGCCAGGGGGTCACGACGGAGGTCGCCGGCCAGGACGGCAGCTCGGTCGGACCCTGGTCGGATGGGATGGCCGCCGCGGCGCGCGGGCGACTGGATGTCGACATCGACTTCCGCGACCTGGGTGGCTTCTTCGCGCGGCTCGAGCGGGACGGCATGGCTCCCAACGTGGCGAGCATGATCGGCGCGGGGACGGTGCGTCAGCGAGTCGTCGGGCTGGACGACCGGCCCGCGTCCGCGCAGGAGCTGGCGCGCATGGTGGAGCACGTGGTGGAGGCGCTGGCCGCGGGCGCGTGCGGCCTGTCCAGCGGACTGGAGTATCTGCCAGGGGGGTTCGCCAGCACCGACGAGCTCGCCACTCTCGCGGCCCCGCTCCGTACCACGGGCCTTCCCTACGCGAGCCACATCCGCAACGAGGACGACACCCTCCTGGCCGCCATCGAGGAGGCGCTCGCGGTGGGCAGCCGCGCGGGCGTGCCGGCCCACGTGTCGCACCTGAAGGCCCTCGGAGGGCGCAACTGGTGGAAGGGAGACGTCGCGCTCGAGCTGATCGACCGGGCGCGTGCCGGCGGCGCGGACGTGACCTTCGATGTGTATCCCTACACCGCGTACGCGACTTCTCTGGGCGCCACGCTGTTCCCGCTGTGGGCGAGAGAGGGGGGGACCGAAGCGCTCATCGGTCGACTCTCGGGCGACGACGCAGGGCGCTTGGAGGCCGCGGCCCGGGAGAAGGTGGCCAAGGTCGGCGACTGGGGCCGCTTCCAGGTCACATCAGCGGGAGACGATGCCTTCGCCTACGCAGTAGGTCACGACCTCGGCGAGCTGGCCGGGGACCGAGGGGTCGATCCGTGGCGCGTGGTGCTCGACCTGATCGTCGGCGATCGCAACCGGACCGGCGTGGTGGTCACTGCCATGACCGAGGACAACGTGGAGCGGGCGCTCGCCCACCCAGCCGGCATGGTCTGCTCTGACGGAGGCGCCCGCGCGACAGACGGCCCGCTCTCCGGGGGCGCCCCACACCCGCGTACCTATGGCTCTTTCCCCCGCGTGCTCGGGCGCTACGTCCGGGACCTCGGGGTCCTACCTCTCGAGGCCGCGATCGCCAAGGTGACGAGCGCCCCCGCGCGCCGGCTGCGTCTCGTGGACCGCGGACTCGTGGCGCCCGGCGCCTTCGCCGACCTGGTCGCGTTCGACCCCTCCCGCGTGGAGGACGTGGCGACCTTCGACGACCCCCACCGCTACCCGGACGGGATCCCGCACGTGCTGGTCAACGGCGCGTGGGTGCTCCGCGACGGTGAGCGCATGGCTCACGCGCCGGGGCGCGTGCTGCGCCCAGGCTGA